One genomic window of Gossypium hirsutum isolate 1008001.06 chromosome D11, Gossypium_hirsutum_v2.1, whole genome shotgun sequence includes the following:
- the LOC107910805 gene encoding cullin-1, which produces MERKTIELDQGWDYMHKGIKKLRRILEGLPEPPFTSEEYMMLYTTIYNMCTQKPPYDYSQQLYDKYREAFEEYITSTVLPSLREKHDEFMLRELVKRWGNHKVMVRWLSRFFHYLDRYFIARRSLPALNEVGLTCFRDLVYQEVCAKVKDAVIALIDKEREGDQIDRALLKNVLDIFVEIGMGQMDRYENDFEEDLLQDTSAYYSRKASSWIEEDSCPEYMLKSEECLRKERERVSHYLHSSSETKLLEKVQHELLVTYANRLLEKEHSGCRALLRDDKVEDLSRMYRLYCKIPRGLEPVANVFKQHVTAEGTALVQQAEDAASNAPGVQEQVLIRKIIKLHDKYMAYVTDCFQNHTLFHKALKEAFEVFCNKTVTGSSSAELLATFCDNILKKGGSEKLSDEAIEETLEKVVKLLAYISDKDLFAEFYRKKLARRLLFDRSANDDHERSILTKLKQQCGGQFTSKMEGMVTDLTLARENQASFEDYLRSNSAAHPGIDLTVTVLTTGFWPSYKSFDLNLPAEMVKCVEVFKGFYETKTKHRKLTWIYSLGTCQINGKFDQKSIELIVSTYQAAVLLLFNSSDRLSYSEIMAQLNLNHDDLVRLLHSLSCAKYKILSKEPNTKTISQSDYFEFNSKFTDKLRRIKVPLPPVDERKKVVEDVDKDRRYAIDAAIVRIMKSRKVLGHQHLVSECVEQLSRMFKPDIKAIKKRIEDLITRDYLERDKENPNTFRYLA; this is translated from the exons ATGGAGCGCAAGACTATTGAACTAGATCAGGGATGGGATTATATGCATAAGGGGATCAAAAAGCTAAGGAGGATTTTGGAAGGACTTCCGGAGCCTCCGTTTACCTCAGAAGAATATATGATGCTTTACAC TACCATATACAACATGTGTACCCAAAAGCCGCCTTATGATTATTCTCAGCAGCTCTATGATAAGTACCGAGAGGCATTTGAAGAGTATATTACTTCAACG GTTTTGCCGTCTTTAAGAGAGAAGCATGATGAGTTCATGCTGAGGGAACTTGTTAAAAGATGGGGGAACCATAAAGTAATGGTCAGGTGGCTATCACGCTTCTTCCATTACCTTGATCGCTACTTCATTGCTAGGAGATCACTCCCTGCACTTAATGAAGTTGGTCTGACCTGCTTCCGCGATCTG GTATACCAGGAAGTGTGTGCCAAAGTCAAAGATGCTGTAATTGCCCTT ATTGATAAAGAACGTGAGGGAGATCAGATAGACCGTGCGTTATTGAAGAATGTGTTAGACATTTTTGTTGAGATTGGCATGGGACAAATGGAtcgttatgaaaatgattttgaagAAGATTTGCTTCAAGATACTAGTGCTTACTATTCACGGAAGGCATCGAGCTGGATTGAGGAAGATTCTTGTCCGGAGTACATGTTGAAG TCTGAAGAATGCTTGAGAAAGGAAAGGGAGAGAGTGTCTCATTACCTGCATTCAAGCAGTGAGACAAAATTGTTAGAG AAAGTGCAACATGAGTTGTTGGTCACATATGCAAATCGGCTACTTGAAAAGGAGCATTCAGGATGCAGGGCCTTGCTTAGAGATGACAAG GTGGAGGATCTTTCTAGGATGTACAGGCTTTATTGTAAAATACCTCGAGGCTTGGAGCCCGTTGCTAATGTATTCAAGCAG CATGTCACTGCTGAGGGTACAGCCTTGGTTCAACAAGCAGAAGATGCT GCTTCAAATGCTCCGGGTGTGCAGGAGCAG GTCCTTATAAGGAAAATAATCAAGCTGCACGACAAGTATATGGCATATGTGACCGACTGTTTTCAAAACCATACTCTCTTCCACAAG GCTTTGAAAGAGGCTTTTGAGGTATTCTGCAACAAAACTGTTACTGGCAGTTCAAGTGCAGAGCTTTTGGCAACTTTCTGTGATAATATCCTCAAGAAGGGTGGAAGTGAGAAATTAAGTGATGAAGCCATTGAAGAAACACTTGAGAAG GTAGTTAAGCTGCTTGCCTATATTAGTGACAAGGACCTCTTTGCTGAATTTTACAG GAAGAAGCTTGCTCGTCGACTGCTTTTTGACCGCAGTGCTAATGACGATCATGAAAGGAGTATTCTTACCAAGCTAAAGCAGCAATGTGGTGGTCAGTTCACCTCAAAGATGGAGGGCATG GTCACAGATCTGACATTGGCAAGGGAAAACCAAGCCAGCTTTGAGGACTATCTTAGGAGTAACTCAGCTGCACATCCTGGGATTGATTTGACAGTTACTGTTCTCACAACAGGATTCTGGCCAAGTTATAAATCATTTGACCTCAATCTCCCTGCCGAGATG GTCAAGTGTGTGGAAGTTTTCAAAGGGTTctatgaaacaaaaacaaaacacagAAAGCTTACATGGATATACTCACTGGGAACTTGTCAGATTAATGGCAAGTTTGATCAGAAAAGTATTGAACTGATTGTTTCAACTTATCAG GCTGCTGTCCTGCTGCTTTTTAATTCATCTGATCGGCTGAGCTATTCAGAGATCATGGCTCAGTTGAACTTGAACCATGATGACTTGGTCAGATTACTACATTCACTGTCATGTGCCAAGTATAAGATTCTAAGTAAAGAGCCAAACACAAAAACCATCTCCCAGAGCGACTACTTTGAGTTCAACTCTAAGTTTACCGACAAGTTGAGGAGAATTAAG GTTCCTCTCCCTCCAGTGGATGAAAGGAAGAAAGTAGTTGAAGATGTTGATAAAGATAGGCGTTATGCTATTGATGCTGCAATTGTACGCATAATGAAGAGTAGGAAGGTTTTGGGCCACCAACATTTGGTTTCAGAGTGTGTGGAGCAGCTGAGTCGCATGTTCAAG CCTGATATTAAAGCCATAAAGAAACGAATCGAAGATCTCATCACACGAGACTACCTGGAGAGAGACAAGGAGAATCCAAACACCTTCCGATACTTGGCCTGA
- the LOC107911478 gene encoding zinc finger protein GAI-ASSOCIATED FACTOR 1, whose protein sequence is MKIKETDKLSTLSLYFLVSSQFQMSKISCDDGSLSSGNTGEEVHQLLLKNNSPPALVSNTNSSSSQHPQPQPPVKRKRNLPGTPDPNAEVIALSPTTLMATNRFVCEICNKGFQRDQNLQLHRRGHNLPWKLRQRTTTEVKKRVYICPEPTCVHHNPARALGDLTGIKKHFSRKHGEKKWKCDKCSKKYAVQSDWKAHQKTCGTKEYKCDCGTIFSRRDSFITHRAFCDAIAEENIKVNQGLMNNAGSNLQNRMPDLLMSSMPMCNGNTSMEISDFNNFDSKSTPLKSLPQELVPMPFKSMNIGGGMFSSSSGTLFGTTRSISSASSSLQLSSNGSSGFNYLQDTKKGCQIAGSPHMSATALLQKAAQMGATASNSINSPIMQTSFASSMAGPDQAITFGGIQQQNTSYDQFPSQTDQSSMVGISEGFSNQLKQKSPNEFAQLFQGSSAMNEMGMLTNMLLNGVDRNQGLMKNMEHEGSGSSYNLLQGRKPTGPSIYGTSSGGGNMTTLDFMGIGGLTPTNLHEQQHLQQRLELEAISQQRLPMMNPFQQQYSHGDSTIEKPIWDV, encoded by the exons ATGAAAATTAAAGAAACAGACAAGCTTTCCACATTATCACTATATTTCTTGGTTTCCTCTCAGTTTCAAATGTCAAAAATCTCATGCGATGATGGAAGCCTCTCTTCTGGTAACACTGGAGAGGAAGTCCACCAGCTGCTCCTCAAAAATAACTCCCCACCGGCCTTAGTTTCCAACACCAATAGTTCTTCCTCTCAACACCCACAGCCACAGCCACCGGTCAAGAGGAAGAGAAATTTACCAGGAACTCCAG ATCCAAATGCTGAAGTTATAGCTCTATCACCGACGACGCTTATGGCGACAAATCGGTTCGTATGCGAGATATGCAACAAAGGATTTCAAAGGGACCAGAACCTACAATTGCACCGGAGAGGCCACAATCTTCCGTGGAAGCTAAGGCAAAGGACCACCACTGAAGTCAAGAAACGAGTCTACATATGCCCCGAGCCCACTTGTGTCCACCACAACCCTGCTCGTGCACTGGGGGATCTCACTGGAATAAAGAAGCATTTCAGCCGTAAGCATGGCGAAAAGAAATGGAAATGCGACAAGTGCTCCAAAAAATACGCTGTGCAATCGGATTGGAAAGCTCATCAGAAGACCTGTGGTACTAAGGAATACAAATGTGATTGTGGAACCATTttttcaag GAGAGACAGCTTCATCACCCATAGAGCATTCTGCGATGCAATAGCTGAAGAAAACATCAAGGTGAACCAAGGGCTAATGAATAACGCGGGATCAAACTTACAAAACCGAATGCCAGATCTTCTCATGTCATCAATGCCAATGTGCAATGGCAACACATCTATGGAAATATCTGATTTCAACAACTTTGACTCGAAAAGTACCCCACTCAAATCCCTTCCCCAAGAGCTAGTGCCAATGCCATTTAAGTCCATGAACATAGGAGGAGGCATGTTTTCAAGCAGCTCGGGCACTCTATTTGGCACCACGAGAAGCATTTCTTCAGCTTCGTCTAGTCTACAACTCAGTTCAAACGGTTCATCTGGCTTCAATTATTTGCAGGATACCAAAAAAGGTTGCCAAATTGCCGGGTCGCCCCACATGTCTGCAACAGCCTTGCTGCAGAAAGCAGCCCAAATGGGTGCAACTGCAAGTAATAGTATAAACTCACCCATAATGCAAACAAGCTTTGCTAGTAGCATGGCAGGTCCTGACCAGGCCATTACTTTTGGCGGTATTCAGCAGCAAAACACATCTTATGATCAATTCCCATCACAAACTGACCAGTCAAGCATGGTTGGAATCAGCGAGGGATTCTCCAACCAACTCAAGCAAAAAAGCCCCAATGAATTCGCCCAACTTTTTCAAGGAAGCTCAGCAATGAACGAGATGGGAATGTTGACTAACATGCTCCTCAATGGAGTTGACCGAAACCAAGGCTTGATGAAGAACATGGAACATGAAGGTAGTGGTAGTTCTTATAACTTGTTGCAAGGAAGGAAGCCAACGGGGCCATCAATATATGGAACCAGCAGTGGAGGAGGTAACATGACGACCCTTGATTTCATGGGGATCGGAGGGTTAACGCCGACCAATTTGCACGAACAGCAGCATCTGCAACAAAGGTTGGAATTGGAAGCAATAAGCCAACAAAGACTGCCAATGATGAACCCTTTCCAGCAACAGTACTCGCATGGGGATTCAACTATTGAAAAGCCCATCTGGGATGTCTGA